One stretch of Mangifera indica cultivar Alphonso chromosome 9, CATAS_Mindica_2.1, whole genome shotgun sequence DNA includes these proteins:
- the LOC123225763 gene encoding probable protein phosphatase 2C 75 isoform X3, protein MTEFRKRMLDDENNDSPEKCRERRHRRIRMRKLAETSPPGSGLPASRSGNDNQTESKRISTVSETSAIPPAAISTTASSGENVEPVDPEATLREGDSAEPVYGAMSVSGRAREMEDAISIRTSLCRPEINRRRPLHFFGVYDGHGGPQVAELCRDKLHVLFEEELKRVSCTTENEGADSGYSIAEEPELEAEWEERWRRVVARSFQRMDEVAITTWGSLGYRWGCHPMEEALCGSTAVVAVLTSEYIVVANCGDSRAVLCRGGRAIPLSCDHKPDRQDELARIEAAGGRVIFLNGARVEGILAMSRALDAVTFFS, encoded by the exons ATGACGGAGTTTCGTAAGAGAATGCTAGACGATGAAAATAACGATTCACCTGAGAAATGCAGGGAGCGGAGGCACCGGAGAATAAGAATGAGGAAATTAGCGGAAACCTCTCCTCCCGGTTCTGGACTGCCTGCTAGCCGGAGTGGAAATGATAACCAAACGGAGAGTAAGCGTATAAGCACGGTGTCGGAAACGAGTGCTATTCCACCGGCTGCGATTTCTACAACCGCATCTTCTGGAGAGAACGTGGAACCTGTGGATCCAGAGGCGACGTTGAGAGAGGGGGACTCGGCTGAGCCGGTGTACGGGGCGATGTCCGTGTCGGGTAGGGCAAGAGAGATGGAAGACGCAATTTCTATACGGACGAGTCTGTGTCGTCCAGAGATTAATCGGCGACGACCTCTACATTTCTTCGGTGTATACGATGGGCATGGAGGGCCTCAA GTGGCAGAATTGTGCAGAGACAAACTGCACGTGTTGTTTGAAGAAGAGCTAAAGCGCGTGAGTTGCACGACCGAAAATGAAGGTGCGGATAGTGGTTACTCGATAGCAGAGGAGCCAGAGCTGGAAGCAGAATGGGAAGAAAGGTGGAGGAGAGTGGTGGCGAGGAGCTTCCAAAGAATGGACGAAGTGGCGATTACAACTTGGGGTAGTTTGGGGTATCGTTGGGGGTGCCACCCAATGGAGGAAGCTCTTTGTGGGTCCACTGCTGTCGTGGCAGTTTTAACGTCCGAATACATCGTTGTTGCAAATTGTGGTGATTCACGCGCCGTCCTCTGCAGGGGTGGGAGAGCAATTCCTCTTAGTTGTGATCACAAG CCTGACAGACAAGATGAACTTGCAAGGATTGAAGCTGCTGGGGGAAGAGTAATATTTCTGAATGGAGCACGTGTTGAAGGCATTCTTGCTATGTCCCGTGCTCTAG ATGCTGTCACTTTTTTTTCCTAA
- the LOC123225028 gene encoding LOW QUALITY PROTEIN: subtilisin-like protease SBT1.3 (The sequence of the model RefSeq protein was modified relative to this genomic sequence to represent the inferred CDS: inserted 1 base in 1 codon), with translation MGETKWFLLILMNYLSLSIGFSADVSSTKKTYVVQMDKSAMPGAFSSHLDWYSSKVKSVVFKKEGDADEEEEDRIIYNYETAFHGMAARLSEQEAERLEEEDGVLAIFPDKKYQLHTTRSPMFLGLEPEDSSSVWSQKLADHDVVVGVLDTGIWPESASFNDSGMPPVPVHWKGVCETGRGFQKHHCNRKIVGARIFYLGYEAATGKINEQTEYKSARDQDGHGTHTAATVAGSRVRGANLLGYASGIARGMTPGARIAAYKVCWSGGCFSSDILSAVDRAVADGVNVLSISLGGGAPSYSRDSLSIASFGAMEMGVFVSCSAGNGGPDPVSLTNVSPWITTVGASTMDRDFPATVKLGTGRTFTGVSLYKGRRILPANKTYPLVYMGSSNSSSPDPSSLCLEGTLNPSVVAGKIVICDRGISPRVQKGQVVRDAGGVGMILSNTAANGEELVADCHLLPAVAXGENEGKAIKNYALTDGKATASLTFLGTRLGIRPSPVVASFSSRGPNFLSLEILKPDMVAPGVNILAAWTGETGPSSLPTDHRRVKFNILSGTSMSCPHVSGVAALLKARHPEWSPAAVKSALMTTAYVHDNTHNPLIDASIGAPSTPFDHGAGHINPEKALDPGLIYDIDAQDYFEFLCTQELSPEQLKVFSKFANRSCHHSLASPGDLNYPAISVVIEANRNVSTVTLHRTVTNVGPPVSNYHVVVTPFKGVNTKVEPRSLNFTKKYQKLSYKVTFTSRSQQTIPEFGGLIWKDGVHKVRSPIVITFLQPV, from the exons ATGGGTGAAACAAAATGGTTTCTCCTTATTCTGATGAACTATCTATCCCTCAGCATTGGTTTTTCCGCAGATGTTTCATCAACAAAGAAGACTTACGTTGTGCAGATGGATAAGTCTGCAATGCCAGGCGCGTTTTCCAGTCACCTTGATTGGTACTCATCGAAAGTAAAATCTGTAGTATTTAAGAAAGAAGGTGATgcagatgaagaagaagaagataggATAATTTACAATTACGAGACTGCTTTTCATGGAATGGCTGCTCGTTTGAGTGAACAAGAGGCAGAGAGGCTAGAGGAAGAAGATGGAGTCTTGGCCATTTTCCCAGATAAAAAATACCAACTTCATACTACAAGAAGTCCCATGTTCCTTGGGTTAGAACCAGAAGACAGTTCCAGCGTTTGGTCTCAGAAGCTGGCTGACCACGATGTTGTTGTGGGAGTTCTTGACACTGGGATTTGGCCGGAGAGTGCAAGTTTCAACGACTCCGGCATGCCGCCGGTACCGGTTCACTGGAAAGGAGTATGTGAAACAGGTCGGGGTTTTCAAAAGCATCACTGCAATAGAAAAATTGTGGGTGCGAGAATTTTCTACCTTGGATATGAAGCAGCGACAGGAAAAATCAATGAACAAACTGAGTATAAATCAGCAAGAGATCAAGATGGGCATGGGACCCACACAGCGGCTACTGTGGCTGGTTCTCGTGTGCGTGGTGCTAATCTTTTGGGTTATGCTTCTGGGATCGCTAGAGGAATGACCCCCGGTGCGAGAATTGCAGCTTATAAGGTGTGTTGGTCTGGGGGGTGCTTCAGCTCAGATATATTATCGGCAGTTGATAGAGCTGTGGCTGATGGAGTCAatgttttatcaatatcattGGGCGGGGGAGCGCCATCTTACAGCCGCGACAGTTTGTCAATAGCCTCTTTCGGAGCGATGGAGATGGGCGTTTTTGTTTCTTGCTCCGCCGGAAATGGCGGCCCAGACCCTGTCAGCCTCACAAATGTATCACCATGGATCACCACAGTTGGCGCTAGCACCATGGACAGAGATTTTCCAGCTACTGTTAAGCTTGGAACAGGAAGGACTTTTACTGGAGTTTCACTCTATAAAGGGCGGAGAATTTTGCCCGCAAATAAGACATATCCCCTTGTTTATATGGGCAGCAGCAACTCAAGCAGCCCTGATCCAAGCTCTTTGTGTTTAGAGGGCACATTGAATCCAAGTGTAGTAGCAGGCAAAATTGTCATCTGTGACCGTGGTATTAGCCCTCGAGTTCAGAAAGGTCAAGTGGTTAGAGATGCCGGAGGTGTAGGCATGATTCTGTCAAATACGGCTGCCAATGGAGAGGAGTTAGTTGCGGATTGTCACCTTCTTCCGGCTGTAG GTGGGGAAAATGAAGGGAAAGCAATAAAGAATTATGCATTAACAGATGGGAAAGCCACTGCAAGTCTAACATTTCTCGGTACCAGATTGGGGATTAGGCCTTCTCCTGTAGTAGCATCATTTTCGTCCAGAGGACCAAATTTTCTCAGCCTTGAAATTCTGAAACCTGATATGGTGGCACCTGGGGTCAACATTCTTGCGGCTTGGACCGGCGAAACAGGCCCATCAAGCTTGCCAACTGATCACAGGAGAGTGAAATTCAACATATTATCAGGAACTTCAATGTCATGCCCCCATGTGAGCGGAGTTGCTGCTTTGCTTAAAGCAAGGCACCCAGAATGGAGCCCTGCAGCAGTAAAATCTGCACTGATGACAACTGCTTATGTTCATGATAACACACATAATCCTCTTATAGATGCCTCAATAGGTGCACCCTCGACGCCGTTCGACCATGGCGCTGGACACATTAACCCAGAGAAAGCTCTAGACCCAGGTTTGATCTACGACATTGATGCACAGGATTACTTTGAATTCCTCTGCACACAAGAGCTATCCCCAGAGCAGCTCAAAGTTTTTTCCAAGTTTGCAAATAGATCTTGCCATCACTCTTTAGCCTCTCCAGGGGACTTAAACTACCCTGCAATCTCAGTAGTGATCGAAGCTAATAGAAACGTTTCTACCGTAACTCTTCACAGAACAGTCACCAATGTTGGGCCTCCGGTGTCTAATTATCATGTTGTGGTTACACCCTTCAAAGGTGTTAACACAAAAGTGGAACCAAGAAGCCTGAATTTCACCAAGAAATACCAGAAACTGTCGTATAAGGTTACCTTCACATCGAGATCTCAACAGACAATTCCGGAGTTCGGAGGTTTGATTTGGAAGGACGGAGTTCACAAAGTAAGAAGCCCGATTGTTATCACTTTCCTGCAACCAGTATGA
- the LOC123225763 gene encoding probable protein phosphatase 2C 75 isoform X1 produces MTEFRKRMLDDENNDSPEKCRERRHRRIRMRKLAETSPPGSGLPASRSGNDNQTESKRISTVSETSAIPPAAISTTASSGENVEPVDPEATLREGDSAEPVYGAMSVSGRAREMEDAISIRTSLCRPEINRRRPLHFFGVYDGHGGPQVAELCRDKLHVLFEEELKRVSCTTENEGADSGYSIAEEPELEAEWEERWRRVVARSFQRMDEVAITTWGSLGYRWGCHPMEEALCGSTAVVAVLTSEYIVVANCGDSRAVLCRGGRAIPLSCDHKPDRQDELARIEAAGGRVIFLNGARVEGILAMSRALGDKYLKPVVTSEPEITFTKKEPEDECLILASDGLWDVLSNDLACEVASKCLGEENNRGHKSTEKARPQIDDDGAEALYPSRSVLAAALLTRLALARKSSDNISVIVIDLKEVSAESYIDRC; encoded by the exons ATGACGGAGTTTCGTAAGAGAATGCTAGACGATGAAAATAACGATTCACCTGAGAAATGCAGGGAGCGGAGGCACCGGAGAATAAGAATGAGGAAATTAGCGGAAACCTCTCCTCCCGGTTCTGGACTGCCTGCTAGCCGGAGTGGAAATGATAACCAAACGGAGAGTAAGCGTATAAGCACGGTGTCGGAAACGAGTGCTATTCCACCGGCTGCGATTTCTACAACCGCATCTTCTGGAGAGAACGTGGAACCTGTGGATCCAGAGGCGACGTTGAGAGAGGGGGACTCGGCTGAGCCGGTGTACGGGGCGATGTCCGTGTCGGGTAGGGCAAGAGAGATGGAAGACGCAATTTCTATACGGACGAGTCTGTGTCGTCCAGAGATTAATCGGCGACGACCTCTACATTTCTTCGGTGTATACGATGGGCATGGAGGGCCTCAA GTGGCAGAATTGTGCAGAGACAAACTGCACGTGTTGTTTGAAGAAGAGCTAAAGCGCGTGAGTTGCACGACCGAAAATGAAGGTGCGGATAGTGGTTACTCGATAGCAGAGGAGCCAGAGCTGGAAGCAGAATGGGAAGAAAGGTGGAGGAGAGTGGTGGCGAGGAGCTTCCAAAGAATGGACGAAGTGGCGATTACAACTTGGGGTAGTTTGGGGTATCGTTGGGGGTGCCACCCAATGGAGGAAGCTCTTTGTGGGTCCACTGCTGTCGTGGCAGTTTTAACGTCCGAATACATCGTTGTTGCAAATTGTGGTGATTCACGCGCCGTCCTCTGCAGGGGTGGGAGAGCAATTCCTCTTAGTTGTGATCACAAG CCTGACAGACAAGATGAACTTGCAAGGATTGAAGCTGCTGGGGGAAGAGTAATATTTCTGAATGGAGCACGTGTTGAAGGCATTCTTGCTATGTCCCGTGCTCTAG GCGACAAGTATCTTAAACCAGTTGTAACATCAGAGCCTGAAATAACTTTTACCAAAAAGGAACCAGAAGATGAGTGCTTAATTCTTGCAAGTGATGGGCTGTGGGATGTTCTATCGAACGACTTGGCTTGTGAAGTAGCTTCCAAGTGTCTTGGAGAAGAAAATAATAGAGGTCATAAATCTACAGAGAAGGCAAGGCCACAGATAGACGATGATGGGGCGGAAGCATTGTATCCATCCAGAAGTGTGTTGGCTGCTGCACTGCTAACTCGACTTGCTTTGGCACGGAAAAGCTCTGACAACATCAGTGTCATAGTTATTGATCTCAAAGAGGTGTCAGCTGAGTCGTATATAGATAGATGCTGA
- the LOC123225763 gene encoding probable protein phosphatase 2C 75 isoform X2 — MTEFRKRMLDDENNDSPEKCRERRHRRIRMRKLAETSPPGSGLPASRSGNDNQTESKRISTVSETSAIPPAAISTTASSGENVEPVDPEATLREGDSAEPVYGAMSVSGRAREMEDAISIRTSLCRPEINRRRPLHFFGVYDGHGGPQVAELCRDKLHVLFEEELKRVSCTTENEGADSGYSIAEEPELEAEWEERWRRVVARSFQRMDEVAITTWGSLGYRWGCHPMEEALCGSTAVVAVLTSEYIVVANCGDSRAVLCRGGRAIPLSCDHKPDRQDELARIEAAGGRVIFLNGARVEGILAMSRALGQFMQLPSKVLTTTCK, encoded by the exons ATGACGGAGTTTCGTAAGAGAATGCTAGACGATGAAAATAACGATTCACCTGAGAAATGCAGGGAGCGGAGGCACCGGAGAATAAGAATGAGGAAATTAGCGGAAACCTCTCCTCCCGGTTCTGGACTGCCTGCTAGCCGGAGTGGAAATGATAACCAAACGGAGAGTAAGCGTATAAGCACGGTGTCGGAAACGAGTGCTATTCCACCGGCTGCGATTTCTACAACCGCATCTTCTGGAGAGAACGTGGAACCTGTGGATCCAGAGGCGACGTTGAGAGAGGGGGACTCGGCTGAGCCGGTGTACGGGGCGATGTCCGTGTCGGGTAGGGCAAGAGAGATGGAAGACGCAATTTCTATACGGACGAGTCTGTGTCGTCCAGAGATTAATCGGCGACGACCTCTACATTTCTTCGGTGTATACGATGGGCATGGAGGGCCTCAA GTGGCAGAATTGTGCAGAGACAAACTGCACGTGTTGTTTGAAGAAGAGCTAAAGCGCGTGAGTTGCACGACCGAAAATGAAGGTGCGGATAGTGGTTACTCGATAGCAGAGGAGCCAGAGCTGGAAGCAGAATGGGAAGAAAGGTGGAGGAGAGTGGTGGCGAGGAGCTTCCAAAGAATGGACGAAGTGGCGATTACAACTTGGGGTAGTTTGGGGTATCGTTGGGGGTGCCACCCAATGGAGGAAGCTCTTTGTGGGTCCACTGCTGTCGTGGCAGTTTTAACGTCCGAATACATCGTTGTTGCAAATTGTGGTGATTCACGCGCCGTCCTCTGCAGGGGTGGGAGAGCAATTCCTCTTAGTTGTGATCACAAG CCTGACAGACAAGATGAACTTGCAAGGATTGAAGCTGCTGGGGGAAGAGTAATATTTCTGAATGGAGCACGTGTTGAAGGCATTCTTGCTATGTCCCGTGCTCTAG GTCAATTCATGCAGCTGCCAAGTAAAGTGCTAACAACAACATGCAAATGA
- the LOC123225666 gene encoding PTI1-like tyrosine-protein kinase At3g15890, which translates to MIWKCFCCVSEEKQEISIFTNGDFPWEVYSLKELIYATNNFHNDNKIGEGGFGSVYWGRTSEGNEIAVKRLKAMSAKAEMEFAVEVEVLGRVRHKNLLGLRGFYAGGDERLIVYDYMPNHSLITHLHGQLAHDCLLDWPRRMSIIIGSAEGLAYLHHEADPHIIHRDIKASNVLLDAEFQAKVADFGFAKLIPHGVTHLTTRVKGTLGYLAPEYAMWGKVSESCDVYSFGILLLEIISAKKPLEKLPRGVKRDILQWVTPYIQQGEFDHIADPRLKGKFDRNQLKSTVMIAMRCTDGNPDNRPTMLQVVNWLKSGVRRTKGMTYAQDMDEEDEENHHNDTDFEGYRKAKSNSVRRLAGF; encoded by the exons ATGATTTGGAAATGCTTTTGCTGCGTCTCGGAAGAGAAACAAGAGATTAG TATCTTCACTAATGGGGATTTTCCATGGGAAGTTTACTCGCTCAAGGAGCTCATTTATGCAACAAACAACTTccataatgataataaaattggCGAGGGAGGGTTTGGAAGTGTTTACTGGGGCCGAACAAGCGAAGGCAACGAG ATAGCAGTGAAACGATTGAAGGCGATGAGTGCAAAGGCAGAAATGGAATTTGCAGTTGAAGTGGAGGTACTTGGAAGGGTGAGACATAAGAATTTGTTAGGATTAAGGGGATTTTATGCAGGAGGAGATGAAAGGCTTATAGTTTATGATTACATGCCTAATCATAGTTTAATCACTCATTTGCATGGCCAACTCGCCCACGATTGTTTACTTGATTGGCCTCGGAGAATGAGCATAATCATCGGATCAGCTGAGGGATTAGC GTATTTGCACCATGAGGCCGATCCTCATATAATTCACAGAGATATAAAAGCAAGTAACGTCCTTTTAGATGCAGAATTTCAAGCAAAAGTTGCAGATTTTGGTTTCGCAAAGCTGATACCACATGGGGTTACTCATTTGACCACAAGAGTAAAGGGAACTCTTGGCTACTTAGCCCCTGAATATGCCATGTGGGGGAAAGTTTCTGAGAGTTGTGATGTTTACAGCTTTGGAATTTTGCTCTTGGAAATAATCAGTGCAAAGAAGCCCCTTGAGAAACTCCCTAGAGGAGTGAAGCGCGATATTCTGCAATGGGTCACTCCTTATATTCAACAAGGTGAATTTGATCATATTGCAGACCCCAGATTGAAGGGTAAGTTTGATCGCAATCAGCTAAAATCAACGGTCATGATTGCTATGAGATGTACTGATGGTAATCCTGATAACCGACCGACAATGCTGCAAGTGGTGAATTGGCTAAAGAGCGGTGTAAGGAGGACAAAGGGGATGACTTATGCACAAGACatggatgaagaagatgaagaaaaccACCATAATGATACTGATTTTGAAGGGTATAGAAAGGCAAAATCGAATAGTGTGAGGAGATTGGCTggattttaa